A segment of the Capricornis sumatraensis isolate serow.1 chromosome 8, serow.2, whole genome shotgun sequence genome:
GTCCCCTAAAGTGTGTTCCAGCCTTATACTTGGTTCCTACTTGGTGGCATTTTCTTGTGCCATGGCTCACACTGGATGCATGCTGAGACTGACCTTCTGTGATGCAAACACCATCAACCATTATTTCTGTGACATCCTTCCTCTGTTCCAGCTCTCCTGCACAAGTACCTATATCAATGAGCTAGAACTTTTCATTGTGGCAGGTATTAACATCATTGTACCTAATCTCACCATCATTGTCTCTTATGGCCTCATCCTCACCAACATCCTCCGCATACGCTCCACACAGGGCAGGTTCAAAGCCTTCAATACTTGCAGTTCCCACATCATTGCTGTTTCTCTGTTCTTTGGatcatgtatatttatgtatctcAAACCATCTTCTGCTGGGTCTATGAATGAGAGAAAGATCTCTTCTCTCTTTTACACCAATGTGGTTGCCATGATGAATCCTTTAATCTACAGCTTGAGAAATAAAGATGTGAAAACTGCTCTGAGAAAAACTCTGAGTAGAAGACAAATTTAATTAGAAACTATAGTTCTGTGCAATTAGTCACAGAGCAGAAATTTtctgtgtttaaaataattttattgacaatcttttttctttctcaccaTGTTGAAGAAAATTTgaatcttttcttattttcagttttttggagAGTAGGTCTTCTCTTTCCTCACTGTTTGCACaattccctttcctcttttcccaCTTATTAATACTAGTAAGAAGAAaagtattatttctgtttttttttttttttctttaccattttgAATGTTTTTCTGTCTGGAAATAGAAGACTGTTCTATAGATGATGAAAGCAGGGAATGACTGACAATGTCATTGGAGATGTCTTATCTGCCTCTTGCCATTGGAAGCATGAATCAGACAATGTTTGATTTTCCTGTCTTTCTAGCCTtcactttatttctcctttaatgcCTGAGATGGAAGATTCTATAATGATTGTTTAGTATATCCCATTTTGTATCTGTAAACACTTTACATTATGCTTCATTTAGAAAAGGGTTTTCTTACCTTTGCACACCCAGTCCTGTACATAATGGAttgtcaatatatatttattgcctGTTTGGGAGAATAAAGTTTAATGTCATTATTGCCCTATTTGCAGTTATATATCTTTTCAATGAAAAAGTCTAGACCAAATTTAGCTTCCTGATTTTAAGTTCACTAATCTTagtatgcaaaagaatgctcaaactaccacacaattgcactcatctcacatgctagtaaagtaatgctcaaaattctccaagccaggcttcagcaatatgtgaactgtgaactccctgacgttcaagctggttatagaaaaggcagaggaatgagagatcaaatttccaacatctgctggatcaaggaaaaagcaagtgagttccagaaaaacatctatttctgctttattgactatgctaaagcctttgactgtgtggatcacaataagctgtggaaaattctgaaagagatgggaataccagaccacctaacctgcctcttgagaaatctgtatgcaggtcaggaagcaacagttagaactggacatggaacaacagactggttccaaacagggaaaggagtacgtcaccctgcttattgaacttctatgcagagtacatcatgagaaacgctggactggaagaaacacaagctggaatcaagattgccgggagaaatatcaataacctcagatatgcagatgacaccacccttatggcagaaagtgaagaggagctaaaaagcctctttatgaaagtgaaagaggagagtgaaaaagttggcttagagctcaacattcagaaaactaagatcatggcatccggtcccatcacttcatgggaaatagatggggaaacagtggaaacagtgtcagactgtatttttttttggctcccaaatcactgcagatggtgattgcagccaggaaattaaaagatgcttactccttggaagaaaagttatgaccaacctagatagtatattcaaaagcagagacattactttgccgactaaggtccatctagtcaaggctatggttttttctgtggtcatgtatggatgtgagagttggactgtgaagaaggctgagcgctgaagaattgatgcttttgaactgtggtgttggagaagactcttgagagtcccttggactgcaaggagatccaatcagtccattctgaaggagatcaaccctgggatttctttggaaggaatgatgctaaagctgaaactccagtactttggccacctcatgtgaagagctgactcattggaaaagactctgatgctgggagggattgggggcaggaggagaaggggacgaccgaggatgagatggctggatggcatcaaggactcgatggacatgagtctgagtgaactccgggagatggtgatggacagggaggcctggcgtgctgcgattcatggggtcgcaaagagtcggacaggactgagtgactgaactgaactgaatcttagtaTACTTCTGCCTCTAAAGTATATCAAAATAAGCAGATAATAATTACACAATTTGGGAATGTTTGCAGGCATTGCAGAGGCCCATCTGttccattatatattttatcactttttGAGGTGCCAAAATTGTGTTAAAAGTTGGTCAAAAATCTTTCATTTGAGAAACCTCAAAATAAAAATCgaatatttcatttttagaaacaaTAAGCTTTCTTTAATATTAGGTTTCATTCTTTCAGATTATTTaaggaaaagtaattttaaaattggaataCCATTGTAAACATTGTGTTTGGCAAAGTTTTAGAAGAAATAACCTAGTTCTCACTTTAATTATCAACTCAAGCTCTATGTGTTTCTtcatgttagtcacttagtcatgtctgactctttccgatcccatggactataccctgccaggctcctctgtccatgggattctccaggcaagaatactggagtgggttatcatgcttcctccggagatcttcccaatttaaggatcgaacctacatctcctgcattgcaggagattctttaccatctgccacCAAGtgtctgtttcagttcagttcagttccattgctcagttgtgtcagactctttgcgaccccatgaattgcagcatgccaggcctccctgtccatcaccaactcttggagttcactcaaactcatgtccatcaagtcagtgatgccatccagccatctcatcctctgtcgtccccttcttctcctgcccccaatctctcccatcatcagagtcttttccaatgagtcagctcttcacatgaggtggccaaagtattggagtttcagctttagcatcagtcctttcaaagaacacccaggagtgatctccttcagaatggattggttgggtctccttgcagtctaaggaactctcaagaagcttctccaacaccacagctcaaaagcttcaattcttcggtgctcagctttcttcactgtccaactctcacatccatacatgaccactggaaaaaccatagccttgatgagacggacgtttgttggcaaagtaatgtctctggttatcaatatgctatctaggttggtcataacgttcctgtcttttaatttcatggttgcagtcactgtttgGCCCTTACTAAAAGGAAGGGAATCAAGTTAGGATGCTTACGGGTATAATATGGAACATATTGTTGTAAAACTTGAAAATTGCAACATTTGAaaaatttcagataaagaaataaacagaccTGGAAGTAAGACTCTTACAGAAATATGTTCATTTAGGAAATGGGCATAGAGAGGGAGTGAAGCAGTGTCCTAGATTTCCCTTCAGAGGTGAAGATAATGAAGAGGTGGCAATTCACTTTGGATCTACCTGAGGGAGGCACAGGCCCGAGAGTAAaccaaaaattattaaaacagtAGGTCCATAAGAATTAAAGACAGATAACACAAAGAGATCTTAATTTccttattccatatatatatatatatatatatatatatatatataatctacacTTCAGGGAAGAGACTTAGAAAGCTTCTACCTAGTTTTTAACCAACAGCATTATGTCATTATACTCACATTAAATCCTTCTGTGTCTAATTACTAGCAAGTGTGATAATTAAAGGCTTTGACTTTTTCTACTGCTTGAAAGGACAACATAATCAGAAATTACACTAGATCATAAACATTTCCTCAGCATATGTCTAGGTTGTCTCCTCTTAGAATCAAGGAAATCAAGCCTCAAGAACCTGAAATTACATTTCCAATATCAACAGAGTGACAATCAATGATAAAGGAACCAGCTCTGTGGTTTTCTGAACTAAGAAGTGTGAGTTTCTGAATTCAACTTACATACCTAATTCAGTGTACAATACTCATTCCTTGTTTTGAGATGAAAATTGGGGAACCTAATGTATgcctagtctttctcattttgtgTAGTTCTGAAACTCAAGTGATCCCAGGGGATCTGTTGGAGAGGGATCAGAGAATGTTCCAAAACATGAGTGGGCTCAAGTCATATCAGTCAGGAAGTTTCCTCTAAGAGGATAAAGCTCTCACTCTTTTACATTTATGGCTTTTGCTTTGTGACAAGGGAAGTTACTTAATTCTCATAGACTATTTTCTTGGATTACAAAGAGAATGCTTGGTTCTGACCATATGAAGTCTAATGTGTTGGGAATAGACTGTACGAGGCAATGGATGAATCAAGGATTTTGTCAGGAGGACTTTCTTTgtagtaataaaaatagaaataaaattttctcaaatttaagTGGTTGTATCAGAGCTGTGATATATAGTGTAATTATGCATGtattatgaatataaaaataatcatattttattttacatgatgtttaaaaacttttgtttGGAAAGAGATACCTTAAGCAAAGCAGGAGACTAATAGtagataagaaaaatatatagtttaataTTGGTGACATACATTAGATTAATACCTATTATTGtcaaatttataatataaaatgtattgaaTATATCTGGTCTCCCACCCCACTTGTGGCAAAGAGCTCCAAAAacccttgcaattcaagggatgAAAAGATAAAGGTATACTTGGtaatgttaatgaggtgactttgggGCCTCATCTAAGGATGAGGCTGGTTGCCAGAAGAACCAACCTTGTTATTAGGGGTTTAGAGCTTCCAGTCTCTTTCTAGAACTtctagaattccatggaggggagaggggctgatgATTGGGTTCaatcaccaatggccaatgatttaatcaatcattcCTGTgcaatgaagcctccataaaacctCAAATTGATGGGATCCCaagagcttcttggtgaaagtgTGGAGATGCTGGGAGAGCTGTACctgaggagggcagggaagctcCAAATTCTTTCTGCAGACCTTGTCCTGTTCAGCTCTTCTATCCAGATATTCATCTGtatcctgctgctactgctaagtcacttcagttgtgtctaactctgtgcgaccccatagacggcagcccatcaggctcccccatccctgagattctccaggcaagaacactggagtgccatttccttctccaaatctgtATCCTATATCAGGTCATTTTATAATAAGCTGGTAACTCTGAGTAAACTTTTCCTgtgttctgtgagccactctagctGATGAATTGAACTTGAAGAGAGGGTCCATGGGAGATACTCTGGAATTTatcccattaaaataaatgtattggaATATCAAGTGTAAGTACAATGCTGAATATTTTAGCATTGCTGTTGGATAGAAATTATGGATCTCTATCAATGGGGAATGGTTTGATATATTAGGATATATCCATAACATAGACTTTTGGAAACATTTTAGTAAAATTCTGTTAGATGAAAACAGCAACAGGTCAAAATATGAAGTTTATAATCAATTGTAAAGTCTTTGTAATTACTTTTTATATCAGTGAGTAGGAAGATATAGAGGGTGTTCTTGGTTATAAACATGGATAATTAAGGGAGATGGATGGACAGGAGATCATGTAAGAAGGAGACtactgaggaaaaagaaatgatatgctttacaaatataaaatatgcattGTATGGTCACGTATGCCATAATGTTAAAAACATGTATGTGTGGAAAGACGTGCATGTGCATgtcatatttttatagattttaaaaatatcattagcTATATGTTAGCAAGTATACCTAAACGTCAAAGAAACACGAGAAGAAAGACAagggaagagaaaatatttttaactgggAGAACGTACAATCTTTAATGTGAAATTTTGAGTGAAATATTGAGCTTCCAAAGACACCAGGGTTAAATTATCTTCATACTGTGTAAATGATTTCATAAATCTGTATTTGCTCAAGAATTTGCACTATGCAGAGGCTCCTGAAAAATCTCTTTATCAAGTCCCTGAGACCTTGACTTGAAGCtcagaataaaatacatattattatgCTGAAAACAAAGAATGCTGTTTGGAGTCCTTTTTGTGGTTTAATGAttacttcttgggcttccctggtggctcagaggttaaagcgtctgcctgcaatgtgggagacctgggttcgatccctgggtcgggaagatcccctggagaaggaaatgacaaaccactccagtattcttgcctggagaatcccatggacggaggaatctggtgggctactgtccacggggtcgcgaagagtcggacatgactgagcgacttcactttcactttctgggcaAAACCTTAATTAAAAATCATGATCTTCATCTGACTGACTCTCAGAACAAAAGAAATGCTGGGACTTATAAATGCTCTGAGCCCCTCCACAGGGATGGAGGAGACGGGGTGAGTTCAGTTCTGCTGCCTCCTGCAGCAGATCACTTCCTGTTTGGAGAGCCAAGGTGGAGGAGAAACTACAGACAGTTCTGATGCCTTTAGGCAAAGAAAAGTGAGCATTGAatcctttttgtttttacatCTTTCATAACCCATAGCCATTGGAAAGTAACAGATTTTTCTGCTTCCCCCAGTTCTGGCCCTCAGGTAGAGTTGACTAACAGGTCTGTAGGGGaggaaattagaaattaaaggTAGTGCTGAGATCAGTGGGTTTGCAGTGTTTCTAAGCTTTGTGCCCTTTAGGGAATTcttatgcaggagacccaggttctaggCCTGACTTAATGACTTCCTTGTTGTGTATGCTTGAGAAACCATAGGTTCTCTCTGACTCTCTGTTTTCCCAACTCTGCTGTGGACTTGTGATTATGATCACCCCCTACACAGTGTCCAGTCTGGATTGGTAGCTGGCACAGGGTAGATGAAGTGTGGtgagaaaatattaacaaatacaaACTTCAGCAGGTGAAGGAATAAAAACTGTTAGTAACAAGTTGAGGGGAGAAATGGTGAGAAATGCATGCTCTTCTTACATTCTCTTGCACTCTTAACATTCTCCCAGTATTACTGTGCTGATGCCCCCCCCAAGGCACTTGTCTTTCCCGGTATGAGCAGAGCCAGAtccatttattaattatttatttctgtaaaatagTTAAGCCTTGGCAGAGTCTTTGGGCTTTTTGGCTCCAGAATGGACTGGGCATGGGATTGCCTGGGGAATCTGGGTTCTGCCTCAAATATGACTCTATTCACCTATCTTTCAGATCTCACTGGAAGAGAATGGATATTGGAAACAGGTCATTGGTCACTGAGTTTATCCTTGTGGGTTTAACTGAACATTCAGAGATCCAGGAGCCCCTGTTCTTCCTCTTCTTGGGAATTTACATCATCACCATGGCACGAAACCTGGGCTTGGTCACTATAAGTAGACTGACTTCTCACCTCCATACTCTTATGTActagtttcttttaaatttattccatATTAGTCTCTGTTACTCCTCTGTCATCACCCTCAAGCTGTTGGTAAACTTTATGCCGAAGAGGAGCACCATCTCCTATACAGGATGTATGACTCAGCAGTTTTTATACTGCTTCTTTGTCAGTGCAGAGTGCTATGTACTGACAATGATGGCCTACGAttgctatgtggccatctgcaagcccctGCTGTATAAGGTCACCATGTCCCCTCAAGTCTGCTCTCTAATGGCTGTGATTTTATACTTGGGGGCCTTTATTGCTGCCTGGATCCACACAGGATGCATGTTGAAGTTGACCTTCTGTGATGCCAATGCCATCAACCACTACATGTGTGACATCCTCCCTCTCTTTGAGCTCTCCTGCACCAACACTCACATCAGTGAACTGGTGGTTCTCATCATTGTTGGCTTTGATGTTGTTGTGCCTGGTCTCATCATCATTGTCTCATATGTTTTTATCCTTTCCAGTATCCTCCACATCAGTTCCACAGAAGGAAGTTCCAAAGCCTTCAGTACTTGTGCCTTACATATAATTGTTGTTTCAGTTTCCTTTGGGTCAGAGGCATTCATGTATCTTCATCCTTTGTTTTGTCCATGAACCAGAACAAAGTGTCCACCGTATTCTATACCATTGTGGTGCCCACACTTAAGCCTCTGATCCACAGCTTCAGAAACAAGGAGGTTAAAGTTGGCCTGAAAAAAACCTTGAGTAGAAAAATATCTTTCTGAGCTGGAGCAGTATTAATTACTATGATAGAATACAGGtttctttcaaaatcatttttgtttctgtataGAGTTCTTTCACATAGGAAGAAGTGATGTATAATTGAAAGAGGTATAAAAGAAAGACTTTGACATAGAAGGTTTGAGTTGAACACTGCAAAATATGGGCATCCTGTTACTTTATAGGATTATTGGGAAGAAATTGATGCAACTTAATATTTGTAGCAAAGAATCAGGGGTCTCATAGTTGTGAAAtgtatttcttcctcctttctcttctttttatatcTGCATCTTCCCTCCCAGTGTTATCTTCTTAAAAATCAGCAAGAATATTCACACCTTTTGAAAGTAAGTTGACTAGTTCATAGAAGATAAGAATGTTCTGATTATGGAAAATTTCTACACAGAAAACAGATAGAACTCACATTTGAATTTTAAACCTGTTTAACTTCCTAATATCTCTGTTTGAATGCTCTATAAGCATCTGAAGTTATCTTGTAAGAACCACTGTAATCACAGAAACACCATCAAGCCTTCTCTTCTTTTGCTGTCATTGTGAATGGCGCCATCCTCTATTTAACTGCTCAAATCCCATAGGTTTCTTTCTTGATCCCCTTCTCTTTACTTGTCCTCCACACCGAATTTATCAAGTGCTAATAATTTTTGTTCTTCTCGTGAACATTTCTCATCCTTTCTATCCAGACATCAGCCTTCCAACTGGTTTCTCCCTTTCCTGTTTTCCTCTTTAATAACCATTCTCCACACTGCAACTGGAATGCTTCCAATACGATCACATTTATCCTGGTTTACTCTGTTCAATGGAATTTCTTTCAAGGTAAAACCAAATTTCCACAGTAGACCAAACAAGGATCTTTCTGTCTGAACCCTGTTCACCTCTCTAGTCTGATCTACTGTCACTACAGCTCCTTCCTCCCTGCTTCTTCCCAGCACTCTGCTAAAGTTATACTGAACTTTCCCAAATTAAATAAACCCTTGTTCCTTTGCATACTTTTCTACAAGCTCTTCTCTTAGCCTGGAACACATTCATGTACAGAGAAAGAGTCCTTTGTCTTATGCAGCCTGTCTATCCTTCAGGTACTAGGTTATCCAGAACTCCAGGAGGTCTTTCCCAGACAGAAAGATGGGTAGATGACCTTCAGGTATATGTTTACGCTGTTGTGGCATATATTCCACTGTACtgaaatttctttcctttctaaatgTTCAATCTAACTCTATGTATTTAATGATAAGAAAATTATGGGATATTTATTTGTAGGAAAAATTTCAGTTCAATACAAAGGAATATGTTAGGTAAGACATACGTTTATTTAACTTGGATTTTCAAAACTGGGAAGAGAATCATATGATAACTTATTGAGAACATAAAgggtttctcttattttcttttccctacCTTTCCATGAAAACTCATTTTGCTCACTGAATGATGAGGCTTCCTCCCTGGTTACATtctatttgctttcctttttctagCATGCTCTTGTTATCTTTATAACCCACTTTGTTTTCTGTTGATATTTTAGGTATTAGTTGAATGGAAACCTGTCTAACCCACCTTGTAGTTtaggtgctctttttttttttttttttttaattcccagagTGTAGCAGTCAGGCCTGACATGAAGTAATGAGAACAATTTTCACATGCTTCACTAATCATCTGATTAACTGTCTTCCCTGTGAGGGAAGGCAGCTTGGGTGTCTTATCAGAAATATCTCTAGGTCTTCCCTGGTTATATCTCTAGGGCTTAACATAGTGTTGGGTGTTTAGTAAAGGCTCAGTAATTATGTCTGTAATAAGTGAATCCTTCTATTTGTTAAACTTTGAGTCATAAAGAGATATttggggagaaagtgaaagtgaagtcgttcagtcgtgcccgactctttgcgaccccgtggacagtagcccaccaggttcctccatccatgggattctccaggcaagaatactggagtgggttgccatttccttctccaggggatcttcccaacccagggatcgaaccgaagtctcccacattgcaggcagatgctttaacctctgagccaccagggaagcccatttggggAGAAGGTGAGTCATTCTAAGAATTATTACCACTTCCTCCTAGAATGAGTTTTGTAACAATTTACTTCCACGGTGCTTTTCTTAATGCACAATGatggaaaaaaaagattgatttatttttatgtagatTGTTGTGTGTATTTAAGAGTCAGGAAATGAAGGTATGAGTTGGACAGACTCCTAGAAGCTCATTAGGGTGAGCAAGCTCACAGTTTCTGGTTTAAATTTTTACTACCAGTGTTTAAATTTCAGTTCTGTCTTTTGCTAAATACGTGACTCTGAAAGAGTTACTTAGCATTTCAGAATATCTGTTCCCTCATttccaaaattagaaaaataataatatcaattTAAAAGGATTTTTGTGAAGGTAGTTATTTATTTGCTTGGGATTCAAGCTACAGTAAATGAGGTATAGTCCTGGATTTGACCCTACATAGTAGtagcatttcatttttataatctcagtttaataatgtgaaaaataagaGGCTTTGCTGGATGATAACATGttctattcattaaaaatatcttgCAGTCACTGTCTCTCAATTTCTTGACTCATATGCCAATAGGACTGAACTGGATTAATCATTCTTAACTTGGGTATGTGTTAGAGTCACTCAGAATAATAATTGATATTATTATCTTCTTTCCCATTTCAAGACCTACTGTATTGGAATATATCTGTCATCAGGGCTCAAGATTAtgcacttttaaaattctttccaaaaGACTATGTTACTGTTTGGGTAACTGGTGATTTAGAGCTTTCCACTTCTAATATTCTGGGACTCTAAAATTGTGTCTGAACAGGTAGATATGTGGGCACATACAAACTTTAATAATGACCAACTTCACAGTATCAAGAAAGTTAATTAGGTTATttcaagaaggaaagaggagTTAGTAGTATTCAGTGCTGTATAGAGTTTAGATGACCTTTGCACTGGGTGTATTCTGgtcacctattcttaatatcttctgcttttgttaggtccataacatttctgtccttttttgtgcccatctttgcatgaaaaattcccctggtatctctaattttcttgaagagatctctagtctttcccattctattcttttcctttatttcttttcattgatcatggaggaaagctttcttatctctccttgctattctttggaactctgcattcaaatggctatatctttacttttctcctttgccttttgcatctcttcttttctcagctatttgtaagacctcttcagacaatcgttttgccttttattttctttttattttattttattattattttttttaattttaaaatctttaattcttacatgtgttcccaaacatgaacccccctcccacctccctccccataacatctcagtgggtcatccccatgcaccaaccccaagcatgctgtatcctgcgtgagacatggactggcgattcaattcttacatgatagtatacatgatagaatgccattctccaaaatcatcccaccctctccctctccttctgagtccaaaagtctgttatacacagctgtgtcttttttcctgtcttgcatacagggtcgtcattgccatctttctagattccgtatatatgtgttagtatactgtattggtgtttttctttctggcttacttcactctgtataatcggctccagtttcatccatctcatcagaactgattcaaatgaattctttttaacggctgagtaatactccattgtgtatatgtaccactgctttcttatccattcatctgctgatggacatctaggttgtttccatgtcctggctattataaacagtgctgcgatgaacattggggtacatgtgtctctttcaattctggtttcctcggtgtgtatgcccagcagtgggattgctgggtcataaggtagttctatttgcaaatttttaaggaatctccacactgttctccatagtggctgtactagtttgcattcccaccaacagtgtaggagggttcccttttctccacaccctctccagcatttattgcttgcagatttttggatcgcagccattctgactggtgtgaagtggtacctcattgtggtcttgatttgcatttctctgataatgagtgatgttgagcatcttttcatgtgtttgttagccatctgtatgtcttctttggagaaatgtctatttagttctttgtcccattttttgattgggtggtttatttttctggaattgagctgcataagttgctcgttttgccttttt
Coding sequences within it:
- the LOC138084163 gene encoding olfactory receptor 8B3-like isoform X1, translated to MRILRRMAPGNDSFVTEFILLGLTDQPDFQLPLFLLFLVMYLVTLMGNLGLIILIGVNSHLHTPMYFFLFNLSFIDLCYSSVFTPKMLINFTSEKNIISYLGCMTQLYFFCFFCISEIYVLTSMAYDRYVAICNPLLYNVVMSPKVCSSLILGSYLVAFSCAMAHTGCMLRLTFCDANTINHYFCDILPLFQLSCTSTYINELELFIVAGINIIVPNLTIIVSYGLILTNILRIRSTQGRFKAFNTCSSHIIAVSLFFGSCIFMYLKPSSAGSMNERKISSLFYTNVVAMMNPLIYSLRNKDVKTALRKTLSRRQI
- the LOC138084163 gene encoding olfactory receptor 8B3-like isoform X2 encodes the protein MVLRRMAPGNDSFVTEFILLGLTDQPDFQLPLFLLFLVMYLVTLMGNLGLIILIGVNSHLHTPMYFFLFNLSFIDLCYSSVFTPKMLINFTSEKNIISYLGCMTQLYFFCFFCISEIYVLTSMAYDRYVAICNPLLYNVVMSPKVCSSLILGSYLVAFSCAMAHTGCMLRLTFCDANTINHYFCDILPLFQLSCTSTYINELELFIVAGINIIVPNLTIIVSYGLILTNILRIRSTQGRFKAFNTCSSHIIAVSLFFGSCIFMYLKPSSAGSMNERKISSLFYTNVVAMMNPLIYSLRNKDVKTALRKTLSRRQI